CCCTCTGTGCTATCCGATAAACTTTAGTAAGCTCATAAACGAGACCACGAGCGTAAACCCAATGCCCATTGTCCATTGGAGCTGCGTGAAACGCTTGTCCATGGCCTCGAAGCGTTTATCAACAGCTTCAAAGCGGGTATGCATTTCCCGCTGCAATGCTTCAAAGCGTTTGTCCATGGCCTCGAAGCGTTTATCAACGGCCTCAAAGCGCGCGTTCATTTCCCGCAGCATCGCCTCGAAGCGTTTGTCAACGGCTTCAAAGCGGGTATGCATTTCCTGCTGCAACGCTTCAAAGCGTTTGTCCATGGCCTCAAAACGCGCGTTCATTTCCCGCTGCAGTGTTTCAAAGCGTTTGTCCATGGCCTCGAAGCGTTTATCAACAGCTTCAAAGCGGGTATGCATTTCCCGCTGCAACGCTTCAAAGCGTTTGTCCATGGTCTCAAAGCGCGCGTTCATTTCTCGCAGCATCGCCTCGAAGCGTTTGTCCATGGTCTCAAAGCGCGCGTGCATTTCCCGCAGCATCGCCTCAAAGCGTATGTCCATGGCCTCAAAGCGCTTTTCCACGGCGCTAAACTGGGACATCTGTAATTCTCGAAGCGCTTTGAGCTCTTCTTCCACGCGCACGATACGCTCCATAAGCGACAGCTCTCGCGCTTTCAGTTCGTTTTCCTGCACAAAGGCAGCCAGCTGTTGTGCGACAAGCGCTCTGAGTTGGTCGCGCACCAGCGTTTCGATGAAGGCTTTGACTTGTTCGGTATCGATCATCAAGACTTCTTCGGGCATCGGGGCGCCTCCTGAAAATTTGTTGGAATGCTACCATGACCGTGGGCGCAGAGGCAAGCAGCACGACACTCACGTCCTGGGCGCAGCTTTTTTTGGCTGACGGAAACGGAGCCATTCAGAGGTGGCATTTATGCTAATGACGTCTCGCCCAATCCTCAAGGATCGTGGGCGAGAACAAAATCCCCCTCAAGAACACACTATTCCTCTGCAACCAAAAGGGCCGTGAAAATCGGGTCGCTTCAAGGAAGGGAAATTGACACTAGATCTGCCTAAAGCATGGGTCGCATCAGGAAGCCGTATCTTTTTTCTTCCCTGAGCCTCCGCAGCCGGGGCAGACGGCATTGGCGTAGTCCACGCAGCACGCTCCAGGCGTGATGATGGGTTCCAGACTGCACACCAGTCCTGTGCCGCAGCATTGAGGGCACACCTCGGGTGCTTTGACTGCCCCGCTGTCGGGATGGACGGTTTGACGAATTCTTTCATGATCCATCACGAAATCCTCCAAGATTTCGAAGACCCTTTGGTGTCTGAAGACTTTTCAAAGCCAGAATGGCACGATAATAAAGCTTCGACAAGCAGGGTCATTTCAAACAGTCCAGATCTTTCAGATCAAGGTCGGATCAAGGAACCTTTCTCATGCGGCCACCCAAAGTCCTTTTTGTGGAAGATGATGCCTCCTTGCGCCTTACCCAAAGCCTTTATTTGGAACAGGAAGGCTTTGCCGTGGTGCCGGCTTCCAGCCGTTCTGAGGCGCGCCGAGCTCTTTGCGAAGAAGCCTTTGATGCCGTGGTGACGGACCTGCGTTTGGGTGGAGGTAGCGGCCTTGAGGTGCTAGCCGATGTTCAGGAAATACGGCCTGACGCCGAAACGGTGGTCATCACCGGATATGGTTCTGTGGAAAGCGCTGTGGAAGCTATGAAGCGCGGCGCCTACGACTATCTCACCAAACCCGTGGATCCGGAATTCTTGGTCAGAACCCTAAAAAAAGCCTTGGAACGCCGTAGATTGCGCCGGCAGCTTGATCATCTAAAAGATCGTTTTACAGAAGAGGCGGGATTAGACCGTATCGTGGCGGAAAGCGCCGCGATGCGAGCGGTCATGGAACGCCTGGACGATGTGGCGGCAAGCGACGCGCCGGTTTTAATCGAAGGGGAAAGTGGCACCGGAAAAGAGCTTATGGCCAAATGGATTCATCATCGCAGCCGCCGATCTTCGGGACCTTTTGTGGGGATCAACTGTGGCGCGGTACCAGAGACATTGCTGGAGACCGAATTATTCGGCCATGTGCGAGGCGCTTTTACGGGAGCGCACCAGGCAAAGAAAGGGCTGTTTGAAGCGGCCGACGGAGGGACCCTGTTCCTGGACGAAGTGGGAGAAATTTCCCCGGCTTTTCAGGTGAAACTCTTGCGCACCCTTCAGGAAGGAACCATTCGCCGTGTGGGTTCCGTCAAAGAAACCCCTGTGGATGTTCGCCTCATTGCCGCCAGCAACCAAAATCTGGCAAAGCTTGTCCATCAGGGTCGTTTTCGTCCGGACCTCTATTATCGTATTCATGTGGTACCCATTGTGCTTCCGCCTTTGCGGGAACGTCCGGAAGATATTCTTCCCTTAGCCCATACGATTCTGGAACGTCTAAGCCGGCGCATGGGCAGAAAAATTCCGCAGTTAACGCCAGCAGCATGCCGGCGACTTCTCCAATATTCCTGGCCCGGAAACGTGCGCGAACTGGAAAACACGCTGGAACGTGTCCTCATTTTTTCTCGCTCCCAAATAATCGATGCCGATGCTTTGCAGCTGGAATCCTTGGAAAAACTGTCCCAAAGCCATTCTTGTTTTCCAAAAGGGCCGTCATGTGGATTGCCTTCGGAAACTTCATACTTCAAATCCCTAGGGTCTGAACCGCTTTTCAAGTCGGAAGACGCGGAACCGTCTGTCCATGACCAGGAACGGCTCGATCTGACGCTGGAAGAAGTGGAACGACGTCATATCCTCTCGGTGTTGGCTCGATGCGGCCATAACAAGAGGAAAGCCGCAGCGGTTCTGGGCATCGGAACCAACACCCTTTGGAGAAAGCTGAAAAAATACGGTTATGAAAA
The DNA window shown above is from Desulfosoma sp. and carries:
- a CDS encoding sigma-54 dependent transcriptional regulator, which translates into the protein MRPPKVLFVEDDASLRLTQSLYLEQEGFAVVPASSRSEARRALCEEAFDAVVTDLRLGGGSGLEVLADVQEIRPDAETVVITGYGSVESAVEAMKRGAYDYLTKPVDPEFLVRTLKKALERRRLRRQLDHLKDRFTEEAGLDRIVAESAAMRAVMERLDDVAASDAPVLIEGESGTGKELMAKWIHHRSRRSSGPFVGINCGAVPETLLETELFGHVRGAFTGAHQAKKGLFEAADGGTLFLDEVGEISPAFQVKLLRTLQEGTIRRVGSVKETPVDVRLIAASNQNLAKLVHQGRFRPDLYYRIHVVPIVLPPLRERPEDILPLAHTILERLSRRMGRKIPQLTPAACRRLLQYSWPGNVRELENTLERVLIFSRSQIIDADALQLESLEKLSQSHSCFPKGPSCGLPSETSYFKSLGSEPLFKSEDAEPSVHDQERLDLTLEEVERRHILSVLARCGHNKRKAAAVLGIGTNTLWRKLKKYGYEKPQA